The genomic region AATGTCTTCTTTCTGCTTAATCTATCTGGAACCTGTTCTAGAGTGGTGATCTGTCCCTGTAAGGTGATTAAGAAGGCTAAGTAGACGTGAACGGCGGGCCAGGGAACACCTTGATCAATTAAAAGATTGCCGTTGAATTGATCTCACTCTATAAGCTGATTACTTTACGGTAGATTTTGAGCATCAGAGTCATTTTTGTGACAATGGTGAACCGTTTAAAAATATGCCTATGCCTTAAACAACCATATTTTTAAGTTTGTCATAAATTAGCCCCCCAGCATTACCCGAGAAAACAGAAGCGTTTAATTTCATCATCATAGAACAATTAACCAAGCACAAGCCAAAACACAGAAACAATATTATAAAACTGTTACTATCAAAACTCCTAAGTAGAGAAGATAAAGGGATAGTGGTGATAATAACGATGAGTGAGTTCATAACACCTGGTGTCAATTCGCGCCAATAAACGAGTTGCGAGTACTTGGTGTACTTCCAGCAAAGGTACTGCAAAACAGAAAAATGAACAGCAACAGCAATACTCACTGTAAGAGCAATTGCATTGAGTCCGTATCTCCATGAAAAAAGACAACCAAAAACGACGATTACCGCATAAAAAACCTGTGCCATGGCGAGACTTGTCACCTTGCCAAGGGATTTCAAGACTGGCTCACTTATTTTGTAAGCAGTGCGAAAAAATAATGCCAGCACTAAGATTTTAAACGGCTGAATTACCGAGTGCCATTTAGGACCTAACAGAAAATTAACGACTTCTGGTGCTAAACACCAAAAAAAGACCTGCACAGGCAGCACGGCAAGCGCAACAACACCAACGATTCTTGAATAAATGGAGCCTACTCGTGATGGATTGTTTTGAATGCTCGACAGCAACGGAAACAATACTTTACTTACAACTTGTCCGAACAAAGCGGCTGGCATTACAAGTAGTTGATATGCCCTGCTGTAAATACCGAGGCAACTGGCGCCAAGCCACCTTGATACAACAAAGTTATCTCCATTGAGAGCCATATGGCTCGCTAGTTGCCCAAACGAAATACTATTACCAAATAAAAACAGAGCACGGACATCACCCCAATTAGGTGTGATAGAAATGGGAGGTTTAGCTAAAACCATAAAACATACCGCTTGAATGATGTTTTGCGACAAATGCGAGTATACTAATGACCAGTACCCGAATCCTGACACTGCGGTTACCGTCCCTACAACGCCGTAACCTACAAGGTAACTGATAAATTCGATTATAGAAAGCGCTTTGAATCTCATGTTCCTGGTAAGAATTCCTTCCGCAGTCTGAGAAAGACCACGTATCAAAAAAGCAATACCAAGAATAGGTAAGACGTCACTAAGAGCCGGAATGCGCATCAAATCGGCAAAAGTACTTGAAAAATTAGCCACGACCAAATAGAGGGCACCAGACAGCAAAAGTCCGACAAATTGAGCTGTTGCCAAAAAATCGGTGTCTAGGCTTTGGCGCTGCACGACAGCCGCACTTACTCCAAGCTCTGAAAAAATCAAAGAGAGATTTGCAATGACCATAGCTGCTGATGCAACACCAAAATCCGTTGGAGTCAACAACCGGCTTAAAATGCTAAGTACAAGAAGTTGGGCACCTCCTCTTCCAACAGCTGAGAATGAAGTCCAAACAATTCCTTTAGCCCCTTGAGCTGTAATAGATGACATATGTTCGGTAGCCTTAAATCCTAAAACAATCGTTCACTACTTAAGGACGACTATTAGGCTTAAATGCGTTTATCAGCTCACATTTCAAAGTGTAGTCAAGCCTTTGCCATGAATTAATCAACATGACCATAAAAATACTTGTAAAAAAGGCTATTAAACTTGAAACAAGGACTATTTTTGCTCTTTCTGGGCTACTTTTGATTTCTGGAACACTAGCCCTTTGTATAACTTGAAAAGAAGATACATCTTTTGCTTCACTAAGTTTCGCCATTTCATATTGCTTGGTTATTAGTTCAACTAGTGTCTCTTGAATTTTCAAATCACGAAACAACCTAGCATACTCTTCACCCAATAAGGGGACAGACCCTACAGAAGGCAGTGCACTTGTACCACCTTTGCCTTCAAGCATTGCAATTTGAGCTTTGATATTCGATATTGAAGCTTTCGCCCCCTTCACCTCTTGACTACTATCAGTAAACTGACGTTGTAATGCTCCCAATTGAATTTCTTGGGATGCTAATTGGGCCCTGAGAATTGCAATGCCTTCTATCGAGGCCTTCGCTTGATCGGGTACTGAAAAAGTTTTGTTTTTAGCCTGGAAGTTTTTCATCAATTCTTCTGCCTTTGCAAGCTTAACTTTCGCCAAGGCTAATTGCCCCTCCAGGAAAAAACGAGTTTTTGCAGCACTGCTCATACCAAGACCAGCAGTAATTTTGTCAAGTTCTTCAACATAAGAGTTTGTAACGCTTGAAGCACGTTTAGGATCTTCATCATCGAAGGCGATCGTTATTATGCCATCTTTTTTACCAACAAAAATTGAGGTGTTTTTATCCAATAGCTTGTAAGCATCTGTTTTTAACTTGACACCATAGACCTGCTTCAATTTATACTTTTCAACTATGTTGTCTTTTACAGTCTCACTACTGAGCATAGTTATATACTGGTCGGCCTTACTCGGGCCATTCACGCCAGCTACCCCAGCAAACCCGCCCAATTGTGCAAGCATCGACCCCATCATGCCCTTATCGTCATCTGCGGGCAAAATAAGAGCTTTAGCCGTGTAAACATCAGGCATTATAAGAGTGGCGATTATTGCGAGAAATGCGACAAAAAAAGAAAAAAGGAATATAAACCTTTTAAACTTAAGAATTATAAAAATAAACTGAACTAGGTCATGTAAAGAATATGATCCGGGTTGATTGCCGTTGTAATTTTCTATTTTTTCATTTGACAGTTCCATTGCCACTCCACATTGAGAATGCCCCGCTGTTCTCAACAATGCTCATTTCTTCACGTCGATCCTGGTTACAGGATTACTCAGTTAAATGCTTCAAAGTCTCCATAACCTAATACCAGATTGTTCGAAAGATTGACGGTTAAATACTCCTTTCACATCTATCACTACAGGATTTCCAGTTGATAGGTCACGTATTTCGGGAATAGTAAGGACACGATATTGTTCGTGAGCCACTGCTACAATTATCGCCTCGGCTTTTTTGAGCTCATTAAACGGTATAAGTTCGATTCCGTACTCTTCATAAGCTGCTATCGGATCTGCAAGTGTGTCATGTACTTGGACATTTATGTCGTAATCTTTAAGTTCTCTTATGATATCGACTACTTTTGAATTTCTGAGATCTGGGCACTCTTCCTTGAAGGTTAATCCTAGAATAGTGATTGTTGAATCCTGGACACAATGGCCTTCAAGAATCATTTCCTTTATCGTTTTCTGAGCTATGAATCTTCCCATGCCGTCGTTGATGCGGCGCCCCGCCAGGATCACCTGCGGAATGTAGCCTATCTTCTCCGCCTTGTGCGTCAGGTAATAGGGGTCGACCCCTATGCAGTGCCCGCCGACCAAACCAGGGCTGAACTTAAGGAAGTTCCACTTCGAACCGGCAGCGGCTAGAACCTCATTGGTGTCGATCCCCATCCGGTCAAAGATGAGCGCCAATTCGTTCATGAGCGCTATGTTCAGGTCGCGCTGGGTATTCTCGATAACCTTGGCGGCCTCGGCCACCTTGATGCTTGACGCCCTGTGCACGCCGGCAGTTACCACCGACTCGTACACCGATGCCACGATCTCCAGGGTCTCGGCGTCCTGCCCTGAGACGACCTTCTTGATCTTGGTAAAGGTATGCTCCTTGTCCCCTGGGTTAATTCGCTCAGGGCTATAGCCGACGGTAAAATCGCTACCGCAGGACAGACCAGAGACGCGCTCTAGGATGGGGACGCACTCTTCCTCGGTGACGCCGGGATAGACGGTCGATTCGTAGACCACGACATCACCTTTTTTCAAGGCCTTGCCGACGGTTTCAGAGGCTTTGAGCATGGGGGTCAGGTCGGGCTGGTTGGCGGAATCGACGGGAGTAGGAACGGCTACGATGTGAAAGTCTGCCTTGGCTAGTTCAGAGGTCTGGTCCGTGAAGAGGATGTCGGCGGATACAAGGTCCGCCGACTCTACTTCCCCTGTGCGGTCGAAACCGGACTTCAATTCGGCTATGCGCGTAGCGTTTATGTCGAAGCCGATGGTGGTTCTTATCTTGCCGAATGCTACAGCTACCGGAAGGCCCACATAACCTAAGCCAACGACTGATACGATACGATCTTTCTTCATGCCGCTCCTTAAAAACTGCAGTTCAAAGTTCAAAGTTCTGAGTTCAACAAAAAAAGCAGTTCTAAGTTCTAAGTTCTAAGTTCAACAAACTAAAAGGCAAGGTTCGAGGTTCTGAACTCTGAACATTGAACTGACTCCAACTCTGAACTGTGTCTTAGCATTTTCTCTCTGAATTCTTCAGGTACCGGATAAATCCATTGAGTATGTTGCTGACATTGGTACAACTTTCTTTGATCTCCTCAAAGTCGGTTGAGGTAAAATGTCCTACATCATGCCCAGCATAGGCCAAACTTTTAACTTCGGATGCGGATCCCCTGGCAATTACCAGAAACTGTATAAATTCCTTGTTGGTGCCGCGGTCGAACCCCTCCGCAATGTTGGACATAACTGAAATAGATGCCCGCTGAATCTGGTCCCTGAACCCGAAGTCACGGCACCCAGAACACTTGGTATAAACCTCACGAACGAGTTTCCGTGCCTCTTTCCAGCCTTCAATCTGTTCAAAGGAGTCTATCTTCATAATCCCTTCGGTAGAGGCTTGAGTTCAGCGTTCAAGGTTCTAAGTTCAAGATCGGGAGTTCAAGGTTCGGAGTTCTAGGTTCTGGACCCTGTCTTCAACTCTGGATTTCAAACCTTGAACCGCAGTTGTTTAAACTCTGAACTCTGAACCTTGAACTTTGTTAGATTATTTCCCTGCAGCGATCACGACGCCTGCAGTCATGGCAACGTTGCCCAAGATCTGGGTTATATCCTTGATGGTCCTAAGCCACGCGGTCTTCTCGTACTGGCGCGGCACGATGATGGTGTCGCCGGAGTCGAGCTCCTTGCCCCAGAATGAGTTGTAGAACAGGAAGTTGGTCGAATTGGCCTGGCTGATTACTGAGCCGTTCACCTTGACCACGTAGATCTCGCTGGTATCGGCTTCGCCCGTCGGTCCGCCCACCTGCTGCAGGTACCAGTCGACATCGCGCCCCTGCTGACTGACCACGGAGCTCTGGTTGTAGACGTTGCCGATCACGTTGACGCCACCGGGGTCGCTGGGAACGGTCAGTTGATCCCCCCCCTGCAGTTCGAGGTCGTAGGGACTTCCCTTCAGTTCATCAAAAGACGCTATTTCCATCAGCATGCGCCCCTCGGCTTTCTTGGCCTTCAGGATCTCCACGCTGCGCGACAGCCCGTCCAGGGTTGTTTTGGCTGCGGCGACCTCCTCGGCGGAGGCTGCTGTCTGAGCCATGTTGGTCTGCAGGTTGATGATCTCCTCCTGCGCCTTTTGGAGCGCCTCGTCCATGCGCTGCTGCTGCAGCTTGCGCACGTTCTCCCTGGTGAACCTGGCCCCTTTGAGGTAGGCGAGGTTGGAGAAACCGCCGGCCCTGGCGATCAAGGAGGAGAGCCGCTCCCCCTTATGGATGGGATAGACTCCGGGGAACACGAACTCGCCGCTGAGAGTTACGTAACGGTCGGTGGCCTCGGCCCAGTTGGGTATGCGCCGGACCGTTAGCTCGTCGAACGGCTGCAGCTTGAGGTTCTCTTCGCCTCCCATAAGTGCCGCTTCCAAATCGACGGGAATTACATAGGAAACGACGCGCGAATCGGCACGCTTAAGCCTTACGATCTCGGCATTTTTCAAATAGGCGCTGAGCTTGACGTTGCCCGCCTGCATGAGCAGATCGCGCACGGTCATGTTCTCGAGGTAACGGAACTGCCCAGGCCTAAGCACCTCGCCGCTCACCTGGACAACGGGAACCTCCTCCATCTCCGCACGGGAGAAGATCTTCACCCGGTCAAACTCCTTGAGCTCCACATCGGCGTCGGGGTCCCCCTTCAGCGCACCATTGACGTTGAAGTAGACGATCTCCGGGTGCAGGTCGGGCGCGAACAGCCTGGTGATCTGCCCCGCTGTCCCGTGGTATTCCGGCAGCAGGTTGTCCCCCTGCAACAGGGCGCTCACCCGCATCCCGGGCTTCAGCGCATAGTCGCCAGGGCGCAGCACGTGCCCTTCCAGGCGCACGTACCCGCGCAGCACGGTGTCGATGGAAAGCACCTTGACCAGG from Citrifermentans bremense harbors:
- a CDS encoding four helix bundle protein, with amino-acid sequence MKIDSFEQIEGWKEARKLVREVYTKCSGCRDFGFRDQIQRASISVMSNIAEGFDRGTNKEFIQFLVIARGSASEVKSLAYAGHDVGHFTSTDFEEIKESCTNVSNILNGFIRYLKNSERKC
- a CDS encoding nucleotide sugar dehydrogenase, coding for MKKDRIVSVVGLGYVGLPVAVAFGKIRTTIGFDINATRIAELKSGFDRTGEVESADLVSADILFTDQTSELAKADFHIVAVPTPVDSANQPDLTPMLKASETVGKALKKGDVVVYESTVYPGVTEEECVPILERVSGLSCGSDFTVGYSPERINPGDKEHTFTKIKKVVSGQDAETLEIVASVYESVVTAGVHRASSIKVAEAAKVIENTQRDLNIALMNELALIFDRMGIDTNEVLAAAGSKWNFLKFSPGLVGGHCIGVDPYYLTHKAEKIGYIPQVILAGRRINDGMGRFIAQKTIKEMILEGHCVQDSTITILGLTFKEECPDLRNSKVVDIIRELKDYDINVQVHDTLADPIAAYEEYGIELIPFNELKKAEAIIVAVAHEQYRVLTIPEIRDLSTGNPVVIDVKGVFNRQSFEQSGIRLWRL
- a CDS encoding lipopolysaccharide biosynthesis protein; translation: MSSITAQGAKGIVWTSFSAVGRGGAQLLVLSILSRLLTPTDFGVASAAMVIANLSLIFSELGVSAAVVQRQSLDTDFLATAQFVGLLLSGALYLVVANFSSTFADLMRIPALSDVLPILGIAFLIRGLSQTAEGILTRNMRFKALSIIEFISYLVGYGVVGTVTAVSGFGYWSLVYSHLSQNIIQAVCFMVLAKPPISITPNWGDVRALFLFGNSISFGQLASHMALNGDNFVVSRWLGASCLGIYSRAYQLLVMPAALFGQVVSKVLFPLLSSIQNNPSRVGSIYSRIVGVVALAVLPVQVFFWCLAPEVVNFLLGPKWHSVIQPFKILVLALFFRTAYKISEPVLKSLGKVTSLAMAQVFYAVIVVFGCLFSWRYGLNAIALTVSIAVAVHFSVLQYLCWKYTKYSQLVYWRELTPGVMNSLIVIITTIPLSSLLRSFDSNSFIILFLCFGLCLVNCSMMMKLNASVFSGNAGGLIYDKLKNMVV
- a CDS encoding GumC family protein, with the translated sequence MELSNEKIENYNGNQPGSYSLHDLVQFIFIILKFKRFIFLFSFFVAFLAIIATLIMPDVYTAKALILPADDDKGMMGSMLAQLGGFAGVAGVNGPSKADQYITMLSSETVKDNIVEKYKLKQVYGVKLKTDAYKLLDKNTSIFVGKKDGIITIAFDDEDPKRASSVTNSYVEELDKITAGLGMSSAAKTRFFLEGQLALAKVKLAKAEELMKNFQAKNKTFSVPDQAKASIEGIAILRAQLASQEIQLGALQRQFTDSSQEVKGAKASISNIKAQIAMLEGKGGTSALPSVGSVPLLGEEYARLFRDLKIQETLVELITKQYEMAKLSEAKDVSSFQVIQRASVPEIKSSPERAKIVLVSSLIAFFTSIFMVMLINSWQRLDYTLKCELINAFKPNSRP